One region of Microbacterium sufflavum genomic DNA includes:
- a CDS encoding serine hydrolase, translated as MAALEPGDGFRNSPVPESMGGASASSSGRRSQQRTSRRLPRRAALGRRSFTATLKALEGLVDAGAQVSVHVVDLDSHVHVLAGDDHVTMPVGGLGVVPLLIEVAAAFESGALDPLEIVERASVDAVESSGLWRHLRAPALPLEDLAVLAATAGDPIAVNILLEKVGHDRVRERIEGLGLRRTALLDRFRDRRGPDDAPQVAVGSAREFAGLFSALVNSQVVDAAVSAQVAEWLSLNQDLSLVASATGLDPFAHDHDAHGLLFVNKTGRDRGVRAEAGVLAGPRAGVGYALIVCFDDLSITHRLRAHDAFRVLGVELMEYTH; from the coding sequence GTGGCCGCACTCGAGCCTGGCGACGGGTTCCGGAACTCCCCGGTCCCCGAGTCGATGGGAGGCGCGTCCGCGTCATCGAGCGGGCGCCGTTCGCAGCAGCGCACGAGCCGTCGTCTGCCCCGTCGGGCCGCCCTCGGCCGCCGATCGTTCACGGCCACGCTCAAGGCTCTCGAGGGCCTGGTCGATGCGGGCGCCCAGGTGTCGGTGCACGTGGTCGACCTCGACTCGCACGTGCATGTCCTGGCGGGCGACGACCACGTCACCATGCCCGTCGGCGGGCTCGGGGTCGTCCCGCTGCTGATCGAGGTCGCGGCGGCGTTCGAGTCCGGAGCGCTCGACCCGCTCGAGATCGTGGAGCGCGCGAGCGTCGACGCGGTCGAGTCGTCCGGGTTGTGGCGGCACCTGCGGGCTCCCGCGCTGCCGCTGGAAGATCTGGCGGTGCTGGCCGCGACCGCGGGCGACCCCATCGCGGTCAACATCCTGTTGGAGAAAGTCGGGCACGACCGGGTGCGCGAGCGCATCGAGGGGCTCGGCCTGCGCCGCACCGCGCTGCTCGACCGGTTCCGCGACCGCCGGGGCCCCGACGACGCGCCGCAGGTGGCGGTGGGGTCGGCGCGCGAGTTCGCCGGGCTGTTCTCCGCGCTCGTCAACTCCCAGGTGGTCGATGCCGCGGTGAGCGCGCAGGTGGCCGAGTGGCTGAGCCTCAACCAGGACCTGAGTCTGGTGGCCTCGGCGACCGGGCTCGACCCGTTCGCGCACGACCACGACGCGCACGGCCTGCTGTTCGTGAACAAGACCGGCCGCGACCGCGGTGTCCGTGCCGAGGCGGGCGTGCTGGCGGGACCGCGCGCGGGCGTGGGCTACGCGCTCATCGTGTGCTTCGACGACCTGTCGATCACGCACCGCCTGCGTGCGCACGACGCGTTCCGTGTGCTGGGCGTCGAGCTCATGGAGTACACCCACTGA
- a CDS encoding M13 family metallopeptidase, which translates to MTDALPVGLALDEFSPDIRPQDDLYRHVNGAWISRTEIPGDKARWGSFHLLAEQAEKDVRTIIEESQDAEEGTLARKIGDLFASFMDTDRIAAAGVEPLAETLAEIDAIADIPGFLRTVGAYDRDGRAAVIGLYVDGDPGDPERYIPVLVQAGLSLPDESYFRLDTFADTRAAYRAHLERLLSLAGIADAADQAERSIALETELAGHHWDNVRSRDAVATYNLKTWDELQELAGVDLAPWREAVTPSNPSAFDEVVVSQPSFFEGLGALLTAERLDDWKAWLRAKVVHAAAPYLTDDLVLENFSFYGTELTGVPTIRERWKRGVSVTEGALGEAIGKVYVERHYPPTAKAAMDELVGNLIEAYRQSIETLEWMTAETRQRALAKLDAFTPKIGHPEVWRDYSSLVIDREDLLGNVRRAATFEHDRNIDKVGKPIDRTEWHMPPQMVNAYYNPSMNEIVFPAAILQYPFFDAGRDAAANYGGIGAVIGHEIGHGFDDQGSRYDGDGRLQDWWTDADRAAFEERTKALIAQYDELVPEGLDAEHHVNGALTIGENIGDLGGLGIALQAYELSLGGQEAPVIDGYTGVQRLLLSWAQVWQQKSREAETLRLLTIDPHSPNEFRCNQIVRNIDAFYEAFDVTPDDALWLPEASRVTIW; encoded by the coding sequence ATGACCGACGCGCTTCCCGTGGGCCTCGCCCTCGACGAGTTCAGCCCCGACATCCGCCCGCAGGACGACCTGTACCGTCACGTGAACGGCGCCTGGATCTCCCGCACCGAGATCCCCGGCGACAAGGCGCGCTGGGGCTCCTTCCACCTGCTGGCCGAGCAGGCGGAGAAAGACGTCCGCACGATCATCGAGGAGTCGCAGGACGCCGAGGAGGGCACGCTCGCCCGCAAGATCGGCGACCTGTTCGCGAGCTTCATGGACACCGACCGCATCGCGGCCGCCGGGGTCGAGCCGCTCGCGGAGACCCTCGCCGAGATCGACGCGATCGCCGACATCCCCGGCTTCCTGCGCACCGTGGGGGCGTACGACCGTGACGGGCGCGCCGCGGTGATCGGCCTCTACGTCGACGGCGACCCGGGAGACCCGGAGCGCTACATCCCGGTGCTCGTGCAGGCCGGGCTGTCGCTGCCGGACGAGAGCTACTTCCGCCTCGACACCTTCGCCGACACGCGCGCCGCGTACCGCGCCCACCTCGAGCGCCTGCTGTCCCTGGCGGGCATCGCCGACGCCGCGGACCAGGCCGAACGCTCCATCGCCCTGGAGACCGAGCTCGCGGGCCACCACTGGGACAACGTGCGCAGCCGCGACGCGGTCGCCACCTACAACCTCAAGACCTGGGACGAGCTGCAGGAACTCGCGGGCGTCGACCTCGCACCGTGGCGCGAGGCCGTCACGCCGTCGAACCCCTCCGCGTTCGACGAGGTGGTCGTGTCGCAGCCCAGCTTCTTCGAGGGGCTGGGTGCGCTGCTCACCGCCGAGCGCCTCGACGACTGGAAGGCCTGGCTGCGCGCCAAGGTCGTGCACGCCGCCGCACCCTACCTGACCGACGACCTGGTGCTGGAGAACTTCTCGTTCTACGGCACCGAGCTCACCGGCGTCCCCACGATCCGGGAGCGCTGGAAGCGCGGCGTCTCGGTCACCGAGGGCGCGCTCGGCGAGGCGATCGGCAAGGTGTACGTCGAGCGGCACTACCCGCCGACGGCGAAGGCCGCGATGGACGAGCTCGTCGGCAACCTCATCGAGGCGTACCGGCAGAGCATCGAGACGCTGGAGTGGATGACGGCGGAGACCCGGCAGCGTGCGCTCGCCAAGCTCGACGCGTTCACGCCCAAGATCGGCCACCCCGAGGTGTGGCGCGACTACTCCAGCCTCGTGATCGACCGCGAGGATCTGCTCGGCAACGTGCGTCGCGCGGCGACCTTCGAGCACGACCGCAACATCGACAAGGTCGGCAAGCCCATCGACCGCACCGAGTGGCACATGCCGCCGCAGATGGTCAACGCGTACTACAACCCGTCGATGAACGAGATCGTCTTCCCCGCCGCGATCCTGCAGTATCCGTTCTTCGACGCGGGTCGCGACGCGGCCGCGAACTACGGCGGCATCGGCGCGGTCATCGGACACGAGATCGGTCACGGGTTCGACGACCAGGGCAGCCGCTACGACGGCGACGGACGTCTGCAGGACTGGTGGACCGACGCCGACCGTGCCGCGTTCGAGGAGCGCACCAAGGCGCTGATCGCCCAGTACGACGAGCTCGTCCCGGAGGGGCTGGACGCGGAGCATCACGTGAACGGGGCCCTCACGATCGGCGAGAACATCGGCGACCTCGGCGGTCTCGGCATCGCGCTCCAGGCGTACGAGCTGTCGCTGGGCGGGCAGGAGGCGCCGGTCATCGACGGCTACACGGGCGTGCAGCGGCTGCTGCTGTCGTGGGCGCAGGTCTGGCAGCAGAAGAGCCGGGAGGCGGAGACGCTGCGGCTGCTCACGATCGACCCGCACTCGCCCAACGAGTTCCGCTGCAACCAGATCGTGCGCAACATCGACGCGTTCTACGAGGCCTTCGACGTGACGCCGGACGATGCCCTGTGGCTGCCCGAGGCGTCGCGGGTGACCATCTGGTGA
- a CDS encoding J-domain-containing protein — protein sequence MSDPRDEAARYLARRRSSGDGADDETTVSSTPGAAAAVDRAAFIESAIQVAIRRGDFDDLPGAGKPIEGLGTHHDPDWWIRRKIETENLTGLGPPALLLRTEDRELDGQLDLLGRESDVRAVLEDFNRRVIEARRQLQGGPPVVTAPRDVEAEVAAWRERRSAHGVASSAEAAAARPRRRLFRRRPR from the coding sequence ATGTCCGATCCCCGAGACGAGGCGGCGCGGTACCTCGCGCGCCGTCGGTCGTCGGGCGACGGGGCAGACGACGAGACGACCGTCTCCTCGACGCCCGGTGCGGCGGCGGCCGTGGATCGGGCGGCGTTCATCGAGAGCGCGATCCAGGTGGCGATCCGCCGCGGCGACTTCGACGACCTCCCCGGTGCCGGCAAGCCCATCGAGGGGCTCGGCACCCACCACGACCCTGACTGGTGGATCCGGCGCAAGATCGAGACCGAGAACCTCACCGGGCTCGGGCCGCCCGCGCTGCTGCTGCGCACGGAGGACCGCGAGCTCGACGGACAGCTCGACCTCCTCGGACGAGAGTCCGACGTGCGGGCGGTGCTCGAGGACTTCAACCGCCGCGTGATCGAGGCCAGGCGGCAGCTGCAGGGCGGCCCGCCCGTGGTCACGGCGCCGCGGGACGTGGAGGCCGAGGTCGCCGCGTGGCGCGAGCGCCGCTCCGCCCACGGTGTCGCATCGTCGGCAGAGGCCGCCGCCGCGCGTCCGCGTCGCCGGCTGTTCCGGCGACGGCCGCGCTGA
- a CDS encoding MATE family efflux transporter, with amino-acid sequence MAARTSLNREILRLAVPALGALIAEPAFLIVDAALVGHLGTTPLAGLGITGAVLQTIVGLMVFLAYSTTPAVARRFGAGQPGEAVSVGINGMWLALGLGAVLAVIGAVSSPWLVSLFGASEAVAAQADEYLVISMWGLPAMLIVFAATGLLRGMQDTMTPLWIAGLGFGANALLNWLFIYGFGWGIAGSAAGTVAAQWGMVAAYVLVVQRLASRHSASLRAQRDGLRNTATSGGWLFLRTVSLRVALLATVAVATGVGTDELAGWQIVFTIFSAAAFALDALAIAAQALIGKELGAGDEQQVQRVLGRTVAWGAWFGVAVGAVIAALSGVLGIVFTGDPHVAALVQPALLVLAVAQPIAGVVFVLDGVLMGANDARYLAIAGGLNLVPFLPVLWIIAATGVDGAAGLIWLAVAFFGVYLLARLGTLGWRVRSGRWLSAAA; translated from the coding sequence ATGGCCGCGCGCACCTCCCTCAACCGAGAGATCCTGCGACTGGCGGTTCCGGCACTCGGTGCGCTGATCGCCGAGCCGGCGTTCCTCATCGTCGACGCCGCGCTCGTCGGCCACCTCGGCACCACGCCGCTCGCGGGGCTCGGCATCACCGGCGCCGTGCTGCAGACCATCGTGGGCCTGATGGTGTTCCTCGCGTACTCGACCACCCCGGCGGTCGCGCGGCGCTTCGGCGCCGGGCAGCCGGGCGAGGCCGTGTCGGTCGGGATCAACGGCATGTGGCTGGCCCTGGGCCTCGGAGCCGTGCTGGCCGTGATCGGTGCGGTGTCGTCGCCGTGGCTCGTGTCGCTGTTCGGCGCGAGCGAGGCCGTGGCCGCCCAGGCCGACGAGTACCTGGTGATCTCGATGTGGGGGCTGCCGGCGATGCTCATCGTCTTCGCGGCGACCGGGCTGCTGCGCGGCATGCAGGACACGATGACCCCGCTCTGGATCGCCGGCCTCGGCTTCGGTGCCAACGCGCTGCTCAACTGGCTCTTCATCTACGGCTTCGGCTGGGGCATCGCCGGATCCGCGGCCGGCACGGTCGCCGCGCAGTGGGGCATGGTCGCCGCGTACGTGCTGGTCGTGCAGCGGCTCGCCTCCCGCCACAGCGCCTCGCTCCGGGCGCAGCGCGACGGCCTGCGCAACACCGCCACCTCGGGCGGATGGCTGTTCCTGCGCACGGTCAGCCTCCGCGTGGCGCTGCTGGCGACTGTGGCGGTCGCGACCGGGGTCGGCACCGACGAGCTCGCCGGGTGGCAGATCGTGTTCACCATCTTCTCCGCGGCCGCCTTCGCCCTCGACGCCCTGGCCATCGCCGCGCAGGCGCTGATCGGCAAGGAGCTGGGCGCCGGAGACGAGCAGCAGGTGCAGCGCGTCCTCGGCCGGACGGTCGCCTGGGGCGCGTGGTTCGGCGTGGCGGTCGGCGCTGTGATCGCCGCACTGTCGGGCGTGCTCGGGATCGTGTTCACGGGCGACCCGCACGTCGCGGCACTCGTGCAGCCGGCGCTGCTGGTGCTCGCGGTCGCCCAGCCGATCGCCGGTGTCGTGTTCGTGCTCGACGGTGTGCTGATGGGCGCGAACGATGCGCGCTACCTCGCGATCGCGGGCGGCCTGAACCTGGTGCCGTTCCTGCCCGTGCTGTGGATCATCGCGGCGACGGGAGTGGACGGCGCGGCTGGCCTGATCTGGCTCGCGGTGGCCTTCTTCGGCGTATACCTGCTCGCGCGGCTCGGCACGCTCGGCTGGCGGGTGCGGTCGGGACGCTGGCTCTCCGCCGCCGCCTGA
- a CDS encoding TrmH family RNA methyltransferase, whose protein sequence is MDARTPESPATDDSAAPVPDGAGGSLAQPGYGVGPWPGGRDAWPEGEHYDPELLANGDTRNVIDRYRYWRMERIVADLDTRRHPFHVAIENWQHDMNIGSIVRSANAFLADTVHIIGRRRWNKRGAMVTDRYQHVVHHEDVASFAAWAAAEGLPVIAVDNVEGAVPVDRADLPRACVLLFGQEGPGLSDEALAAASAHVEITQYGSTRSINASAAAAVIMYEWCRRHAAD, encoded by the coding sequence ATGGATGCACGCACGCCCGAGAGCCCGGCGACGGACGACTCCGCGGCCCCGGTCCCGGACGGCGCGGGCGGGTCCCTCGCCCAGCCCGGCTACGGCGTCGGCCCGTGGCCGGGAGGACGGGACGCCTGGCCCGAGGGGGAGCACTACGACCCGGAGCTGCTCGCCAACGGCGACACCCGCAACGTGATCGACCGCTACCGCTACTGGCGGATGGAGCGGATCGTGGCCGACCTGGACACGCGGCGGCACCCGTTCCACGTCGCGATCGAGAACTGGCAGCACGACATGAACATCGGTTCGATCGTGCGCAGCGCCAACGCGTTCCTGGCCGACACCGTGCACATCATCGGGCGCCGCCGCTGGAACAAGCGCGGCGCCATGGTCACCGACCGCTACCAGCACGTCGTGCATCACGAGGACGTGGCGTCGTTCGCCGCCTGGGCTGCGGCGGAGGGGCTGCCCGTGATCGCGGTCGACAACGTCGAGGGCGCCGTCCCCGTCGACCGGGCGGACCTGCCGCGTGCGTGCGTGCTGCTGTTCGGGCAGGAGGGTCCGGGGCTCTCGGACGAGGCGCTCGCCGCGGCCTCCGCGCACGTGGAGATCACGCAGTACGGCTCGACCCGCTCCATCAACGCCAGCGCCGCGGCCGCCGTGATCATGTACGAGTGGTGTCGCCGCCACGCCGCGGACTGA
- a CDS encoding Nramp family divalent metal transporter: protein MPKNLVAPVTPSAATAPRSLWLLGPALVAGVAYLDPGNVASNMTAGAQYGYLLVWVVIAGNVMAWLIQYLSAKLGVVTGQSLPEVLGARLKRPWTRRAYWLQAELVAMATDLAEVIGGAVALYLLFDVPLLLGGLITGAVSMILLTVQSRRGARPFEFVIIGLMLVITVGFLAGLFLAPPDPAGVIGGLVPRFEGTGSVLLAASILGATIMPHAIYAHSSLARDRFGSAGLPHEEATRTEASRIRRLLTATRWDVSIAMVIAGSVNLGILLLAAANLAGVEGTDSLEGAHAALAAGLGPVVATFFAVGLLASGLASTSVGAYAGAEIMHGLLHVRIPLLARRLVTLIPALAILGLGVDPTLALVLSQVVLSFGIPFALIPLVALTAQRRTLGVWANRAWTTIAGVVASVLLIALNAALLWLVLTGA from the coding sequence GTGCCGAAAAATCTCGTCGCCCCCGTGACACCGTCCGCCGCCACCGCCCCGCGCAGCCTGTGGCTGCTCGGCCCCGCCCTCGTGGCCGGTGTCGCGTATCTCGACCCGGGCAACGTCGCCAGCAACATGACCGCCGGCGCGCAGTACGGCTACCTCCTGGTGTGGGTGGTCATCGCGGGAAACGTCATGGCCTGGCTCATCCAGTACCTCTCCGCCAAGCTCGGCGTGGTCACGGGGCAGAGCCTGCCGGAGGTCCTCGGTGCACGCCTGAAGCGCCCGTGGACGCGACGCGCGTACTGGCTCCAGGCCGAACTGGTGGCCATGGCGACCGACCTCGCCGAGGTGATCGGCGGCGCCGTCGCGCTGTACCTGCTGTTCGACGTGCCGCTGCTCCTCGGCGGCCTGATCACCGGGGCCGTGTCGATGATCCTGCTCACCGTGCAGAGCCGCCGCGGCGCCCGCCCCTTCGAGTTCGTGATCATCGGACTGATGCTCGTCATCACGGTCGGCTTCCTGGCCGGCCTGTTCCTCGCCCCGCCCGACCCCGCGGGTGTCATCGGCGGACTCGTGCCCCGCTTCGAGGGCACCGGGTCGGTGCTGCTCGCGGCCTCCATCCTCGGCGCCACGATCATGCCGCACGCCATCTATGCGCACTCCTCGCTCGCCCGCGACCGCTTCGGGAGCGCGGGTCTGCCCCACGAGGAGGCCACGCGGACCGAGGCCTCCCGCATCCGCCGCCTGCTCACCGCCACGCGCTGGGACGTGTCGATCGCGATGGTCATCGCGGGGTCGGTCAACCTCGGCATCCTCCTGCTGGCCGCGGCGAACCTCGCAGGGGTCGAGGGCACCGACTCCCTGGAGGGCGCGCACGCCGCCCTGGCCGCCGGTCTCGGTCCCGTCGTCGCCACGTTCTTCGCGGTGGGGCTGCTCGCCTCCGGCCTGGCGTCCACCTCGGTCGGCGCCTACGCGGGCGCCGAGATCATGCACGGGCTGCTGCACGTGCGCATCCCGCTGCTCGCGCGGCGGCTGGTGACCCTGATCCCCGCCCTCGCGATCCTCGGACTCGGCGTCGACCCCACCCTCGCGCTCGTGCTGAGCCAGGTCGTGCTGTCGTTCGGCATCCCGTTCGCGCTCATCCCGCTGGTGGCGCTGACCGCGCAGCGGCGCACGCTCGGGGTGTGGGCCAACCGCGCGTGGACCACCATCGCCGGGGTCGTCGCCTCGGTGCTGCTCATCGCCCTCAACGCCGCGCTGCTCTGGCTGGTCCTGACGGGGGCATGA